One genomic region from Gossypium hirsutum isolate 1008001.06 chromosome D13, Gossypium_hirsutum_v2.1, whole genome shotgun sequence encodes:
- the LOC107920732 gene encoding ran-binding protein M homolog isoform X2: MFYLYWNWRLYRLGRMMELKGTRRAIFLRVHVNFGQKKFAFDVKEYEAQERLKQQMTIEKISLPPNISYGLEGRKSVKE, from the exons ATGTTCTATCTTTACTGGAATTG GCGCTTGTATCGATTGGGAAGGATGATGGAATTAAAGGGTACTAGAAGGGCAATCTTCCTCAG GGTTCATGTCAACTTTGGGCAAAAGAAGTTTGCTTTTGATGTGAAG GAATATGAAGCTCAAGAAAGGTTGAAGCAGCAGATGACTATTGAAAAGATATCTCTACCACCTAATATTAGTTATGg GTTAGAAGGGAGAAAATCAGTGAAAGAATGA